The DNA region CTAAACGCATGAGCTCGGGATGCATACCATGAATACCTAAATCGATACATGTACGTTTTCCAATTTCCATGATTTCTTCTTCGATTTGTTTTTTTACTTTATCGACAACTTCTTCGATGCGGGCTGGATGAATTCGTCCATCAGCAACAAGTTGATGTAAAGCTAAGCGAGCTATTTCGCGACGTACAGGGTCAAAAGCCGAAAGTACAATAGCTTCGGGTGTGTCGTCAATAATAATTTCAACACCGGTGGCTGCCTCTAATGCACGAATATTTCGTCCTTCGCGTCCAATAATACGTCCTTTAATTTCGTCGTTTTCAATCGGAAATACGGTAACACTGTTTTCAATAGCAACCTCGGGAGCAATGCGTTGTATGGTTTGGATGACAATTTTTTTCGACTCTTTGGTAGCCGTCATTTTAGCTTCTTCCATAATTTCGTTTACATAAGCCATGGCCGCTGTTTTGGCTTCGGCTTTCATCATCTCGATAAGCTGTTGTTTGGCTTCTTCGGCAGTTAAACCGCTAATAACTTCTAGTTTTTCTAAATGTTGGCGTTGAATTTTACTTACTTCTTCTTCTTTCTTTTTTAAAGTTTCGGCTTGAATAGTGAGGGTTTGTTGTTGTTGTTCAACTTCTTTCTTTTTGCGTTGAACATCTTCGAGCTTTTGCGAAAGCAAAGTATCTTTTTGAATAATTTTTGCTTCCATTTGAGCTAATTTTGCATTGCGTTCATTGGTGTACTTCTCGTGCTCTGATTTAAGTTGTAAAAATTTTTCTTTTGCCTGAAGTTCTTTTTGTTTTAAAATAACTTCGGCTTCGGTTTGAGCATCTTTTAAAATTTTTTCTTTTTTCTTAGCCAGTGCTTTGTCCCAAATAAAGTACGAAAGACCCGAACCGGCTGCAAATCCAACAATTCCAATAATAATAGTTAATACCATAAAGTTTTAATTTTTTAAAGTTAATATATATATAAAAAACCCGCATTAAATTCTATAAAGCATTTTATAAAACCCAAATTATCACAGTGGGGTCTACCGTTAGCTTTTGATGTCCACTGGCATAAAGCACCTGCAAGCAGGTTGAGGCCTATCATACGCTAATCGAGTTTCAACCCCTATTTATTAGGTGTTGATTTTTAAAA from Bacteroidales bacterium includes:
- the rny gene encoding ribonuclease Y, with protein sequence MVLTIIIGIVGFAAGSGLSYFIWDKALAKKKEKILKDAQTEAEVILKQKELQAKEKFLQLKSEHEKYTNERNAKLAQMEAKIIQKDTLLSQKLEDVQRKKKEVEQQQQTLTIQAETLKKKEEEVSKIQRQHLEKLEVISGLTAEEAKQQLIEMMKAEAKTAAMAYVNEIMEEAKMTATKESKKIVIQTIQRIAPEVAIENSVTVFPIENDEIKGRIIGREGRNIRALEAATGVEIIIDDTPEAIVLSAFDPVRREIARLALHQLVADGRIHPARIEEVVDKVKKQIEEEIMEIGKRTCIDLGIHGMHPELMRLVGKMKYRSSYGQNLLQHSREVANLCAVMASELKLNPAIAKRAGLLHDIGKVADENPELPHALLGMQLAEKYKEKPEVCNAIGSHHEEVEMNTLIAPIVQVCDAISGARPGARREIAEAYIKRLNELENLALSYPGVLKTYAIQAGRELRVIVGSDKLSDKEAETLSFELAKRIQDEMTYPGQVKITVIRETRAVAVAK